One Vicia villosa cultivar HV-30 ecotype Madison, WI linkage group LG5, Vvil1.0, whole genome shotgun sequence genomic window, CTATCTGAATCCAACACTATGGTACTTGACTTCTTTTTAGCACCACCCCTTTTGTTAACCTGTTTCTTCCCAGCAGGGACAGGTTCTTCACTTTCCATGGCATTGGCTGTAGAccataccaaaaaaaaaacaacttcagCACTAGCATGTGTAACTGACCCATATATTCTAGCGTACTAGCATGGCTAATTAATTGAAGATTCAGAACATTTAACTTATTCAGCCATAAAAATATTTACCTCCTGACTTTTCACCAGATGACTCAAGGTTATATGCAGCTAGACGTTCTTGAAGAGATAGAATGTCTTCATCAGCTTCCTGGTATAGTTACAAATGAAACTGTAAGCACTAAACAACATGGTTGAGGGGAAAATATGCAATACAGGAACTAGACAATTGGCATACCTTCTGAATATTCTTAGAACCTGCCCGTCCTTTAGGTTTTGCATCTTCAACTGGTTTTGCAACTTCAACATCATTCTCTAAAGAAAATTTATATCCAGATGGATATCAAAACTCAAAAGATAAcacataatataataaattatgaaAACAACTAAGGCTTACCAATTTCCATTGAAGAATtatcattctcttgctcaacaTTTTTGGCTTTCTTAGTATTCTTTCGTGGTTGTGGCGGCTTCTTTGCGGGTTTTGTAGCAAAACCGTTGGCCTTTTTACTTGCTTGGCTTGATCTCTTTCGATCCTCTTCTGCCTCTTTGCTATCTAGCTCCTGAAACAGGTGTGAAAGATAATAATATGTAAGAGATAACAATACAGACCTTAATCATTACGAATACAACTAAACAAATTCAGTAACTGCCTCTTACATCAAGTTTCTTTTCCAACTCATCTAGATCTTTCAACCACAGTGATGTTGTTGGTGTTCCCGTTAAAATCTCAAATTCTTTTTCCTTGTCAGTCTTTTCATCTAGCAGCTTCTGCACACTTTCAAGGGTCAAAGTACCAATAGGTAAGGATAAAAGATACTCATAGTCACCCCATGTTGCTCCTTCAACACTGACAGACCGAGACACAGTTTCTTGCTCAGCATCTTCATTCTCTTCTGAATTGTCATCATTTGCCCCAGCAACTTGTGGTTCTGCAGATTTACCTTTCTTAGGCATGGGAGTAAAACCTTTTTGCTTCAGCTCAATCAACAAATCAGCTTTCTTCCTGTTGCTCACAATAATTTCTCCATTCACAACCCCTAATATAAACCTGACTTTGTTGTCCAAAATCAACAAGAGTCGTTGAAGGTTGGCCAGTATATATTTCTGCATGCATGCACAGCTTGCATTTCagtttatactaataataaatagGTACAAATTATATGTCTGGCTCATTGCCACAGAAACTCACCTTTCTCTTCTCATAATACTCTAGCCGAAGTGGATAGAACTCTTCAAGAACTGCATAAGGAATGGCACAAAAAAGTTAGTACAAAAAACATTGTAAGATATGGTGATTGAAAATGATTATTCATTGCAAAGGTTATACTTTGTTCTGGAGTATCAAATTTCTTAATTTTCCCCTCTGCATCAAAAAGGTGCATGTTGCTTGTGCTAATAGTGCTGGTCAGTTTGAATTTCTTGAATAATCCTTCTTGCATGATTGTAGCTATTTTTTCTGCCTTCATCTTGATTTCAATGTCTATTATTGCATCGTCTCCATTTTGCCTGAAATCCTGCAACcagaaaattttcaaattaaaaatgagaaaaattaagCTTGTGTATATGGTGAGTAATGTTTAAGTCAGGTTACCTCAATGAGTGGATCCTTGACATTAGGTGTTCCATCAGTTATGGATTCAAGGAACTGCTTATAATCTTGAGTCCACTTCCGTATAGGAAGCTCTGTGATTTTGAAAGTCTGTTCATCTATTTCAACAACTTCACCATTGACTATATAGCCTCCTTCCTTGGCACTTTTCTCAATGGTCCCTCTGAATCCTTTGTACCATGGATCCATTGGCACCATTTCTTCACCATTCAACAAATGTCTAACATTGGAAATAATCTCCCGTGGATTATAGTTGGGAATATAAGAACTCCAACCTGTCCCAATTCCCTCACTACCATTGACAAGAACCAAAGGTATAATTGGTATGTACCTGTGATGTCAAGCAGGATTTGAATCAGTTCTGCATATCGTGTTCCTTAgttgttattaattaataatttcaaACAAACTAGCCTTTAGAAAGAAAGGAGAAAACAAAATACCAGTTTGGTTCAATGGACCTCCCATCCTCATTCAAGTACTCAAGAAGTTTATCATCATTCTCATGGAAAAGGCAACGAGTAACAGTATTTAGCTCAGTGTAAATATATCTGGAACTTGCATGGTCTTTACCACCCTAGAAAAAGCAAATTATTGAATAAGTACAAATGTAAAAAAGAAATGTGGTGAATGTTGCAACAAAGGCTTGTCCGTGTTTATCTCACCAAGTTTCGAGTACCAAATTGACCATTTGGTTTGAGAAGATTGAGGTTGTTGCTACCCACAAAATCCTGTGCCATTCCAATAATTGTGCTTGCAAGACTTTGTTCACCATGGTGGTAAGCAGAGTGCTCAGACACATAACCAATAAATTGACCAACTTTTATTTCTTTGAACAATTTTTTCTTAAATGAGCAGAAAAGAATTTTCCTTTGGCCAGGTTTAAGACCATCAACCATTGAGGGAATGGACCTTTGGAGATCTGCCCTTGAGAACAATATAAGCTCTTTGTTAACGAAGTCCTTGTAGTTTATAAGTTTCTCTTTATGATCGCGACAGGTGCCAGGCTGCAACAACGAAGATTGTAAAATATACGATAATTATACATCCTAGAAGAGTAAGCTTTTGTAAGCAAATTATTTGGCAATCACACCTCAAAATTACGCATCCAGATCTTCCTATCTTCAGCTTTTTTCTTACTGAACGCCATCTCAATCGCATTTCCATCAAAATCATCTTCCCAAACGAAGTCTTTTTTGTGCTTATCAAGATCTCGAAAGTACTCTCTCCCTTCCTTGGGAGTACTTGTACCCAACCCCTGCATAAATACCAAAAACAGAATAAGAAAACAGTGAAAAAAAGAATTATAAACGAAATGTGGAGTTTCCTGTGCTTACAAGTTAAAACAACAAACCTTATAGTACTTTATCTTCCAACTAGCTGCACTATTCCCCAACCTTTCTCTCCATGCTTCATATTCCGGTATAGAATAAAATGATAATATTGTACCATTTGAATGAGAAGCCTGCAGTGAAAGATAAATGTGGATATAATACCCAAAAGAGATTTTTACTTAAAATATCTACAACTCAAAGGATTTCAGGACCAAATAAAATAGACAACATGGAACATAAATCTACTAACCCTTATAACAGGAGTAGTGAACTCAACCATGAAAGATGGAACCTTAAGCAGTGATGGCCAAAAGGAATGAATGAAGTTAATCAGAAGCCCTTTGATGTGGGAGCCATCATGATCCTGGATCACACATAAACATGAGATTCTATAGCTCCAGTGATTAAGAAAACCATTTATAATATGTCGTGTCTCATCCTATTCTATTGAAACTGAGCATAGAACCAAGCTATTATTAAACTATGATCTTTAATCAAGTAACCGCACCTGATCAGCCATAATCATCAAATGACCATATCTCAAAGACTTCACATTTGTGTACTCCTTGTTTTGCTGCAGCCCAAGTATCTTCtttatattttgaatttcttcattatCCATTATCTGTTTGCTACTAGCTTCCCGCACATTGAGCAATTTTCCTCTCAATGGAAACACGCCATAGTGGTCTCGGCCCACTACAGAAAGCCCGGCCATCTTCatacaacaaaagaagaaaaaaccaAAGTAAGTTAAACATTCTTCGTTCTTTGTATATATTGGGGAGTTGTGATGACATATTCTAAATTAAATGAATTTTATGGTTCAACCTTTTCTTTTAAACCCTCAAAATTGAAATGCATTTCTTTCTATTGGTATATACAATAAACAATAGACAACAACTAACCGCAAGAGCCTTGGCGGAATCTCCCTCCGTCAATATCAAGGTGCATTTCTCAGAGTTCCTTCCACCAGCATCATTGGCATCCTCAAGCTTTACAATCCCACGAATCCTCTGGGTCTTAGTTCCATCAGTTTTTTTCAGATCTTTACTTTGTTTAAAATCTGCCCATGATAGGAGGGTGTCTACTATTCCAGATTTTTCAACTGCATAGATTTAAAACATGTGGGTAAAAAAAACATTTCCTCTAATTGATCCAATTACAAACAACAAATGATGCATTACTAACCATCCTTAAGCATTGATTCTGGGACATCACATTTAGAACCGAAACTAGCTTGTCTAGTTGTTAGTGTCTCCTTAGTTTGAGAATCAAAAGCAGGGTTGTCAATCAGAGCATTGACAAAAACCCACAAATGATTCTTTACAGTGTGAGCTTTCACATTGGCatccttctttttcttatttactTTATTCATTACATAGGTAGTAATCTGATTTGTAATGTAATCAACATGAGTCCCACCCTTGATTGTAGCAATGGAATTAACAAAACTGACCTGGAAAACAACAAATTAGGGTgtgtaagaaaaaaaattaacatgaATAAACCTCCAAATTACTATACTTGAGAATTTTGCTAGTTACCTGTTGAAACTGTCCATCACTTAGACTCACACAAATCTCCCACCTATCACCTACTTTGGCATGAATCCTAATAAGAACAACCAAATCAAGTTATATAACAACGACAAAAATAAACAGGCACGCGCACAGATTGAGTTCTTAAACTATGTGTCTAGACAATGGAAAACAAACCGACAATCACACAGATTGAGTTCTGAAACTAAGTGTCTAATAATCaacagaaaacaaaccaaaacgCACACAGATTAAGTTCTCAAACCATGTGACTAAAGAAACAAACCTTGGCAGGGGTGTGGGTTTAGACTTCTCAGCACATTTCAGGAAAAGATCAGCGTAATCACGGAACGACTTAAAACGAATCAAGTTTCCATTAAGTTCAACCTTAACAGTCTTTCCAAGGCACCCTGCCATGTCCAACACACGCTTCTTCATCAAAGCAACAACATCCTCTTCAAGATAAGTCATTTTGAACTTCTCCAAGTCAGGCTTAAAGGTCACCTTGGTCCAGTTCTCACTAGCTTTGCATTTGGTTATCACTGGCTCAGACTTCGTCCCCATATTGTTTGAGAAAACCTTCATAACAAAACCAATCAACTCAAAAATCATAAGGAAGATGATATTCAATATTCAAGTA contains:
- the LOC131602969 gene encoding DNA topoisomerase 2-like; this encodes MEKRPLQTSNAANMPSKTIEEMYQKKSQLEHILLRPDTYVGSIEKHTQNLWVYENDEMVHRSISYVPGLYKIFDEILVNAADNKQRDPSMDSLKVIIDPEGNTVSVYNNGDGVPVEIHQEEKVYVPELIFGHLLTSSNYDDNVKKTTGGRNGYGAKLTNIFSTEFIIETADGRRLKKYKQVFSNNMGTKSEPVITKCKASENWTKVTFKPDLEKFKMTYLEEDVVALMKKRVLDMAGCLGKTVKVELNGNLIRFKSFRDYADLFLKCAEKSKPTPLPRIHAKVGDRWEICVSLSDGQFQQVSFVNSIATIKGGTHVDYITNQITTYVMNKVNKKKKDANVKAHTVKNHLWVFVNALIDNPAFDSQTKETLTTRQASFGSKCDVPESMLKDVEKSGIVDTLLSWADFKQSKDLKKTDGTKTQRIRGIVKLEDANDAGGRNSEKCTLILTEGDSAKALAMAGLSVVGRDHYGVFPLRGKLLNVREASSKQIMDNEEIQNIKKILGLQQNKEYTNVKSLRYGHLMIMADQDHDGSHIKGLLINFIHSFWPSLLKVPSFMVEFTTPVIRASHSNGTILSFYSIPEYEAWRERLGNSAASWKIKYYKGLGTSTPKEGREYFRDLDKHKKDFVWEDDFDGNAIEMAFSKKKAEDRKIWMRNFEPGTCRDHKEKLINYKDFVNKELILFSRADLQRSIPSMVDGLKPGQRKILFCSFKKKLFKEIKVGQFIGYVSEHSAYHHGEQSLASTIIGMAQDFVGSNNLNLLKPNGQFGTRNLGGKDHASSRYIYTELNTVTRCLFHENDDKLLEYLNEDGRSIEPNWYIPIIPLVLVNGSEGIGTGWSSYIPNYNPREIISNVRHLLNGEEMVPMDPWYKGFRGTIEKSAKEGGYIVNGEVVEIDEQTFKITELPIRKWTQDYKQFLESITDGTPNVKDPLIEDFRQNGDDAIIDIEIKMKAEKIATIMQEGLFKKFKLTSTISTSNMHLFDAEGKIKKFDTPEQILEEFYPLRLEYYEKRKKYILANLQRLLLILDNKVRFILGVVNGEIIVSNRKKADLLIELKQKGFTPMPKKGKSAEPQVAGANDDNSEENEDAEQETVSRSVSVEGATWGDYEYLLSLPIGTLTLESVQKLLDEKTDKEKEFEILTGTPTTSLWLKDLDELEKKLDELDSKEAEEDRKRSSQASKKANGFATKPAKKPPQPRKNTKKAKNVEQENDNSSMEIENDVEVAKPVEDAKPKGRAGSKNIQKEADEDILSLQERLAAYNLESSGEKSGANAMESEEPVPAGKKQVNKRGGAKKKSSTIVLDSDSDNEVHDVDDDGDFEVQPKAAPVKKGGRKPAAPNAKKAPAKAPAAPKKRNVGTKQSSGQKLLTDMLQPVESTATSPEKKVRKMRESPFNKKSGSILGRAAGKDISPIADLSAGSASNSSPNSVEDEVVEIAPQPARARPQRANRAQKVYVVSDSENEDDSDEDAELSDFEEDDD